One genomic segment of Nocardia spumae includes these proteins:
- a CDS encoding SDR family oxidoreductase codes for MTGASAGIGRAIAERLGAGGAEVVVNYNTNRAAALEVVAAVEKAGGRGVAAQADVADPAQSRRLFDIAEERYGGVDILVGNVGFARFGPLAEATDDDFDRVFGLNTRATFFGLREAANRLRDNGRIVVVSSGVTVTHRPDTGLYAAAKAAAEQLVRVLAKELGSRGITVNSVLPGATRTESLATNRGESALAQVAAATPLGRVGQPEDIADIVAFLASDAARWVTGESIRASGGLF; via the coding sequence GTGACCGGGGCATCCGCGGGGATCGGCCGTGCGATCGCCGAACGCCTGGGTGCCGGCGGCGCCGAGGTGGTGGTCAACTACAACACGAACCGCGCCGCCGCCCTCGAGGTCGTCGCTGCCGTCGAGAAGGCGGGCGGACGAGGTGTGGCGGCACAGGCCGATGTCGCCGATCCGGCGCAGTCGCGGCGCCTGTTCGATATCGCCGAGGAGCGATACGGCGGCGTGGATATTCTGGTCGGCAATGTCGGCTTCGCTCGCTTCGGTCCGCTCGCCGAAGCCACCGACGACGACTTCGATCGCGTCTTCGGCCTGAACACGCGGGCGACGTTCTTCGGTTTGCGGGAAGCCGCGAATCGATTGCGCGACAACGGCCGCATCGTCGTGGTGTCCTCCGGGGTCACCGTGACGCACCGCCCGGATACCGGGCTCTACGCCGCCGCCAAGGCCGCGGCCGAGCAGTTGGTCCGGGTGCTGGCCAAGGAATTGGGATCGCGCGGAATCACCGTGAACAGTGTGCTGCCCGGTGCTACCCGCACCGAATCACTGGCCACGAACCGCGGTGAATCCGCTCTGGCCCAGGTCGCCGCGGCAACGCCGCTCGGCCGCGTCGGCCAACCGGAGGATATCGCCGATATCGTCGCTTTCCTGGCCTCGGATGCGGCCCGCTGGGTGACCGGAGAATCAATTCGAGCCAGCGGAGGATTGTTCTGA
- a CDS encoding MarR family winged helix-turn-helix transcriptional regulator, producing the protein MATGEYELTTAFGGLYRRLGAVYWQVARRFGLTSQQVELLCQLHDQRPSFGELATMLGCDKTNVTGMVDRLERRGFVAREPDSEDRRITRAVLTEEGLALRGEIRVALREEFDSRLPRRGRAELIAALTTAAAALSAAPRMSETA; encoded by the coding sequence GTGGCGACCGGAGAGTACGAGCTGACCACTGCGTTCGGCGGGCTGTATCGCCGGCTCGGCGCTGTCTACTGGCAGGTTGCCCGGCGATTCGGGCTGACGTCGCAGCAGGTCGAACTGCTGTGCCAGCTGCACGATCAGCGGCCTTCCTTCGGCGAGCTGGCGACCATGCTCGGCTGCGACAAGACGAATGTGACCGGTATGGTCGATCGCCTGGAGCGCCGCGGTTTCGTTGCCCGGGAGCCGGATTCGGAGGATCGCCGGATCACCCGGGCGGTGCTGACCGAGGAGGGGCTGGCACTGCGTGGTGAGATTCGGGTGGCGCTGCGGGAGGAGTTCGACAGCAGACTGCCGCGCCGGGGTCGCGCGGAGTTGATCGCCGCGCTCACCACCGCGGCGGCAGCCCTCTCGGCCGCTCCCCGGATGTCGGAGACTGCCTAG
- a CDS encoding LOG family protein: protein MTIPPPQIAVCGPSECTGAEARDAREVGRLLAESGATVLCGGGTGVMAAVAEGAASAGGLVIGVRPDTDRDATCAGLSAVLFTAMGEARNAILIHSADAVVVIGGSWGTLSELALANHRRSLPIASLHGWRIRTANGDEVDGSHAVTTPAEAVEWVLRRRRLGPEHR, encoded by the coding sequence GTGACGATCCCGCCGCCGCAGATCGCCGTCTGCGGACCAAGCGAATGCACCGGCGCCGAGGCCCGGGACGCCCGCGAGGTCGGCCGCCTTCTGGCCGAGTCCGGTGCCACCGTGCTGTGTGGCGGCGGCACCGGCGTCATGGCCGCGGTCGCCGAAGGAGCCGCGAGCGCAGGCGGACTGGTGATCGGCGTGCGCCCGGATACCGATCGGGACGCGACGTGCGCCGGTCTGTCGGCGGTGCTGTTCACCGCCATGGGAGAGGCCCGCAACGCGATCCTGATCCACTCCGCCGACGCGGTCGTGGTCATCGGCGGTTCATGGGGGACGCTGTCGGAACTGGCGCTCGCGAACCACCGACGATCGCTTCCCATCGCCTCACTGCACGGCTGGCGAATCCGGACCGCGAACGGCGACGAGGTCGACGGCTCCCATGCGGTGACCACACCGGCCGAGGCGGTCGAATGGGTGCTGCGCCGGCGCCGGCTCGGCCCGGAGCACCGATAG
- a CDS encoding SRPBCC family protein produces MTGAHTLIHSTFTLEREYPVTPATVFGAWAEPRRKAEWFSSPGGDHELDFRVGGNEIASGVHDGKRMAFTATYQEIVPGERIVYTSTMGVDGEVVTVSLTTVEFDGTAAGTRLTLTEHGAYLDGHEKPEWREEGTGDQLTALGERLRELSHR; encoded by the coding sequence ATGACCGGCGCCCACACCCTGATCCACTCGACCTTCACGCTCGAGCGTGAGTACCCCGTCACTCCCGCAACCGTTTTCGGCGCTTGGGCCGAGCCACGGCGGAAGGCGGAATGGTTCAGTTCGCCCGGCGGCGATCACGAACTCGACTTCCGCGTCGGCGGCAACGAGATCGCCTCCGGCGTGCACGACGGTAAGCGCATGGCGTTCACCGCGACGTATCAGGAGATCGTCCCCGGCGAACGTATCGTCTACACCTCCACCATGGGGGTCGACGGCGAGGTCGTCACGGTGTCGCTGACCACCGTGGAATTCGACGGAACCGCGGCCGGCACCCGGCTGACCCTCACCGAACACGGCGCGTACCTCGACGGTCACGAGAAGCCCGAATGGCGCGAGGAGGGCACCGGCGATCAACTCACCGCGCTGGGTGAACGCCTGCGGGAGCTGTCGCACCGGTGA
- a CDS encoding ArsR/SmtB family transcription factor: protein MLNQSERLNQIFRALTDPTRRYLLERLGAGPAAVSTLAEPLDMSLAAVVQHLQVLQDAGLIRSEKVGRVRTCRLVPDALRPAEDWLHARRTPWERRLDALGATLAEHPTTPEPEDSQ, encoded by the coding sequence GTGCTTAACCAATCGGAGCGGCTGAATCAGATCTTTCGGGCGCTCACAGATCCCACTCGCAGATATCTGCTGGAGCGGCTCGGCGCCGGTCCCGCGGCGGTCAGCACCTTGGCCGAGCCGCTGGATATGAGCCTGGCCGCGGTCGTGCAACACCTCCAGGTACTGCAGGATGCCGGCCTGATCCGATCCGAGAAGGTCGGCCGGGTGCGGACCTGCCGGCTGGTGCCCGACGCACTGCGCCCGGCCGAGGATTGGTTGCACGCGCGGCGAACCCCTTGGGAACGCCGCTTGGACGCACTCGGCGCGACCCTGGCCGAACATCCCACCACCCCCGAACCCGAGGACTCTCAATGA
- a CDS encoding TetR/AcrR family transcriptional regulator, whose product MSQETNAGRMYAGQPVEDRQRQRRARFLESGLTVFARDGYANSSVGAICKDAGLSSRQFYEEFTGRESLLLELYEQIDRESREAVVAALEARADAGAIEIIDAGVRAYIESIGRDPRKARVALVEVVGAGPKVEKFRLEIRRAWGTLLSGAAEDAALQGEIPSGDYETRMLAIIGAVNYVVDEWSGSEPRRPLDEVIRVLRRVIMGAVSA is encoded by the coding sequence ATGTCACAGGAAACGAACGCGGGCCGGATGTACGCCGGGCAGCCCGTAGAAGACCGGCAACGGCAGCGACGTGCGCGTTTTCTGGAATCCGGACTAACAGTGTTCGCCAGAGACGGGTATGCCAATAGCTCGGTCGGAGCGATTTGCAAGGATGCCGGGCTTTCCTCACGGCAGTTCTACGAGGAGTTCACCGGCCGGGAATCCCTGCTGCTGGAACTGTACGAGCAGATCGACCGCGAGTCCCGCGAGGCGGTGGTCGCCGCACTGGAGGCGCGTGCCGACGCCGGTGCCATCGAGATCATCGATGCGGGAGTGCGGGCCTACATCGAATCGATCGGCCGAGATCCCCGCAAGGCCAGGGTGGCACTGGTCGAGGTGGTCGGCGCCGGGCCGAAGGTGGAGAAGTTCCGGCTGGAGATTCGGCGCGCCTGGGGCACCCTGCTGTCCGGTGCGGCCGAGGACGCGGCGCTGCAGGGCGAGATCCCCAGCGGGGACTACGAGACCCGGATGCTGGCGATCATCGGCGCGGTGAATTACGTGGTCGACGAATGGAGCGGTTCGGAACCTCGCCGCCCGCTCGATGAGGTGATCCGGGTGTTGCGCCGTGTCATCATGGGGGCGGTCAGCGCCTGA
- a CDS encoding NAD-binding protein, with product MNVSPGGERSPTFVVCGDNPLVHQLALQLTTRFADATVTVVLPNRSGSYVPRLEKLTRVRILCAEHLDEATLRDAGVEHARALALVDQADVENFHAALRAHELNPRIRLVIRMFNTGLGFRIRRLFSDCVVLSISEMAAPSFIAAALGEDALDYLRLGERTLYVAAAGDAPPDQVISGLVGDAEGISLLPARSPVARVLALAERVPYSPSGPRRWLTLMRYLARHDLIRLLLVLLVLIAAGCIMMVCIGNSWGTAAYETLLDAAGAAQPEPSREPMYKLLQLGVVFIGLTMTPVVTALVVGGVLRAQLADHHPDPSRMEDHVVVAGLGNVGMRVVEQLSDLGVPVVALDNDENARGIALARSLGVPVVIGQATWEDTLLSVGTPKARALVLLTSSDAVNLEAAMLGQSYRDDLQVVMRLSDDDLADRVQRTLGKAVVRSVFQLAAVGFAAAVVERRVIATLSVDEDTLLVAEVPVERGSALSGLRIAELGLSEHTRILAVQTAEGETPEWRPSSQTLLCEGNQLVVVATRVGLNELLERGAGVDMEPESDGAPPTKEGGGNSGRGIALISERANAAEGAGTHTGPVAGDSAESDMLEP from the coding sequence GTGAATGTTTCGCCGGGGGGCGAGCGGTCCCCGACTTTCGTTGTCTGCGGTGACAATCCGCTTGTCCACCAGCTGGCACTCCAGCTGACCACGCGGTTCGCCGATGCCACGGTGACCGTGGTGCTGCCCAACCGCAGCGGAAGCTACGTCCCGCGACTGGAAAAGCTGACCAGGGTCCGGATTCTGTGCGCGGAGCATCTCGACGAAGCGACATTGCGCGATGCCGGAGTGGAGCACGCGCGGGCGCTGGCGCTGGTGGATCAGGCGGATGTGGAGAATTTCCACGCCGCGCTGCGCGCCCACGAACTCAATCCGCGCATCCGGCTGGTGATCCGGATGTTCAATACCGGGTTGGGTTTTCGAATTCGGCGATTGTTCTCCGATTGTGTGGTGCTGTCGATCTCGGAGATGGCGGCGCCCTCGTTCATCGCGGCGGCATTGGGTGAGGATGCCCTGGATTATCTGCGGCTGGGTGAGCGCACCCTCTATGTGGCCGCTGCCGGCGATGCCCCACCGGATCAGGTGATATCCGGATTGGTCGGTGATGCCGAGGGGATTTCACTGCTGCCGGCGCGATCTCCGGTCGCCCGCGTGCTCGCCCTCGCCGAGCGGGTGCCCTATTCGCCCAGTGGTCCCCGGCGCTGGCTCACGCTGATGCGATACCTGGCCCGCCACGATCTGATCCGGCTGCTACTGGTGCTGCTGGTACTCATCGCGGCCGGCTGCATCATGATGGTGTGCATCGGAAACAGCTGGGGCACAGCGGCGTACGAGACACTGCTCGACGCCGCGGGAGCCGCGCAACCGGAACCCTCGCGCGAACCCATGTACAAACTGCTGCAGCTGGGGGTCGTCTTCATCGGATTGACGATGACACCGGTCGTCACGGCACTGGTCGTGGGCGGGGTGCTGCGCGCCCAGCTCGCGGACCATCATCCCGACCCCTCACGAATGGAAGACCACGTGGTGGTCGCCGGTCTGGGCAATGTCGGCATGCGCGTGGTCGAGCAGCTGAGCGACCTCGGCGTGCCGGTGGTCGCGTTGGACAACGACGAGAACGCGCGCGGTATCGCGCTGGCCCGCAGCCTCGGTGTGCCGGTGGTGATCGGTCAGGCCACCTGGGAGGACACACTGTTGTCGGTGGGGACGCCCAAGGCGCGGGCGCTGGTGCTGCTCACCTCCAGCGACGCCGTCAACCTCGAAGCCGCCATGCTCGGACAGTCCTACCGCGACGATCTTCAGGTCGTCATGCGGCTATCGGATGACGACCTGGCCGATCGGGTGCAGCGAACGCTCGGAAAGGCTGTGGTGCGCAGCGTATTCCAGCTCGCCGCCGTAGGATTCGCGGCCGCGGTGGTGGAGCGCCGGGTGATCGCGACGCTGTCGGTCGACGAGGACACCCTGCTGGTGGCCGAGGTCCCGGTGGAACGGGGTTCGGCCCTGTCGGGGCTGCGGATCGCGGAACTCGGACTGTCCGAACACACCCGGATACTCGCGGTGCAGACCGCCGAGGGCGAGACCCCGGAATGGCGTCCGTCATCGCAGACCCTGCTGTGCGAGGGCAATCAACTGGTGGTGGTGGCGACCCGCGTCGGCCTGAACGAGCTGCTGGAACGCGGTGCGGGCGTCGACATGGAGCCCGAATCCGACGGCGCACCGCCGACGAAGGAGGGCGGCGGCAACTCGGGCCGCGGTATCGCCCTGATCAGTGAGCGCGCGAACGCGGCCGAGGGCGCCGGGACACATACCGGGCCGGTGGCCGGTGACTCGGCCGAGTCCGACATGTTGGAACCCTGA
- a CDS encoding alpha/beta hydrolase family protein has translation METIPIQMPDGSTVPVRFVPARGPHRHPITADTPRPVIVIIPGLGVPGEYYGDFARELARRGFDTAIGELRGNGDSRPKPSSVSSYGYHELVSVDFPAIFEAVRTRFPDSTPMLLGHSMGGQLGVMYAARIRGRLAGLILIASGTPYYRGYGGIARSAMLVGPAAISLTANLAGFWPGDRITAGGFGRQSKVLIADWARLARTGRFVPFGADIDYDERIARLGLPVLSITMAKDDLTPRSSAAHLLEKLPKARVSTWHEPKPLGHNGWITDPESTVDRIEKWVRDL, from the coding sequence ATGGAGACGATTCCGATCCAGATGCCGGACGGTTCCACGGTGCCGGTGCGGTTCGTCCCCGCACGCGGTCCCCATCGCCACCCGATCACCGCCGACACCCCGCGGCCGGTCATCGTGATCATCCCCGGCTTGGGAGTGCCCGGTGAGTACTACGGTGATTTCGCCCGCGAACTGGCGCGGCGCGGTTTCGATACGGCGATCGGCGAGCTGCGGGGTAACGGCGACAGCCGCCCGAAGCCGAGTTCGGTGAGCAGCTACGGCTACCACGAGCTGGTGTCGGTCGATTTCCCGGCGATCTTCGAAGCGGTCCGCACGCGATTCCCGGACAGTACGCCGATGCTGCTGGGGCACAGTATGGGCGGTCAGCTCGGGGTGATGTACGCGGCGCGGATCCGGGGGCGGCTGGCCGGGCTGATCCTGATCGCCTCGGGCACCCCGTACTACCGCGGCTACGGCGGGATCGCCCGCTCGGCAATGCTGGTCGGGCCCGCCGCGATCTCGCTGACCGCGAACCTGGCGGGATTCTGGCCCGGCGATCGAATCACGGCCGGCGGCTTCGGCAGACAGTCGAAGGTCCTGATCGCGGACTGGGCCCGGCTGGCCCGCACCGGCCGCTTCGTTCCGTTCGGCGCCGATATCGACTACGACGAACGTATCGCGCGGCTGGGGTTGCCTGTCCTGTCGATCACCATGGCGAAGGACGACCTGACGCCCCGGAGCTCGGCCGCACATCTGCTGGAGAAACTTCCCAAGGCGCGGGTGAGCACCTGGCACGAGCCGAAACCGCTGGGGCACAACGGCTGGATCACCGATCCCGAATCCACCGTGGACCGGATCGAGAAGTGGGTGCGCGACCTGTAA
- a CDS encoding MFS transporter: MTVRPAAAPGSTLVLAVLGAGQFLMTLDSSVMNVSMATVASDIGTTITGIQTAITLYTLVMASLMVTGGKVGTILGRRRAFGLGLVIYGIGSLVTGLAPNLGVLLVGWSLLEGIGAALIMPAIVSLVAANFPEERRAAAYGLVAAAGAMAVAVGPLVGGAVTTFASWRYVFFGEVVVVVAILLVLRRVADVAAERVRLDLVGSVLSVLGLGAIVFGVLRSSEWGWVRARPGGTSIAGLSPVIWLILAGLLVLYAFLRWQTRLLRSGREPLIDPGLFGNRHLGGGLAMFFAQFAVQAGVFFAVPLFLSVVLELSALETGVRILPLSVALVLAAVGIPKLRPGANPRRVVRLGLGAMIIGIVLLAGGMDPGANAAVVAVPMLFMGLGLGALASQLGAVTVSAVPDEQSAEVGGLQNTATNLGASLGTALIGSILIATLTSAVIGGIENNPAVPAEVSQRATTELADGVPFLSTTALRQSLDAAGVAEPTTDEIVAVNADARLEALQVAFAVTALLAVIALFFTGRLPRRPVGSAPDADDASGSG, encoded by the coding sequence ATGACGGTCCGGCCGGCCGCGGCCCCCGGATCCACACTCGTTCTCGCGGTGTTGGGGGCGGGGCAATTCCTGATGACCCTCGACAGCTCGGTCATGAATGTGTCGATGGCGACGGTCGCGAGCGATATCGGCACCACGATCACCGGTATCCAGACCGCTATCACGCTGTACACCCTGGTGATGGCGTCGCTGATGGTCACCGGCGGCAAAGTGGGCACGATTCTCGGCCGGCGGCGCGCGTTCGGGCTGGGATTGGTGATCTACGGGATCGGTTCGCTGGTCACCGGGTTGGCGCCCAATCTCGGGGTGCTGTTGGTCGGCTGGTCACTGCTCGAGGGAATCGGGGCCGCGCTGATCATGCCGGCGATCGTGTCCCTGGTGGCCGCGAATTTTCCCGAGGAGCGCCGGGCGGCGGCATACGGACTCGTCGCCGCGGCCGGCGCCATGGCGGTGGCGGTCGGACCGCTGGTGGGCGGCGCCGTGACCACCTTCGCGTCGTGGCGGTACGTGTTCTTCGGCGAAGTCGTTGTCGTGGTGGCGATTCTGCTGGTGCTGCGCCGGGTGGCGGATGTCGCCGCGGAGCGGGTGCGGCTGGACCTCGTCGGCTCGGTGCTGTCGGTCCTCGGCTTGGGCGCGATCGTCTTCGGAGTGCTGCGGTCCAGTGAGTGGGGCTGGGTCCGGGCGCGACCCGGCGGCACCTCGATCGCGGGCCTGTCACCGGTGATCTGGTTGATTCTGGCCGGACTGCTGGTGCTGTACGCGTTCCTGCGGTGGCAGACGCGGCTGCTCCGATCCGGCCGGGAACCGCTGATCGATCCCGGCCTGTTCGGTAACCGACACCTCGGCGGGGGGCTGGCGATGTTCTTCGCGCAGTTCGCGGTGCAGGCCGGGGTGTTCTTCGCCGTCCCGTTGTTCCTGTCGGTGGTACTGGAATTGAGTGCGCTCGAAACCGGTGTCCGCATACTTCCGCTGTCGGTCGCGTTGGTTCTGGCCGCCGTCGGAATCCCCAAGTTGCGGCCGGGCGCGAATCCGAGGCGCGTCGTGCGCCTGGGCCTCGGGGCCATGATCATCGGAATCGTGCTGCTGGCGGGCGGTATGGATCCGGGTGCGAACGCGGCCGTGGTGGCGGTGCCGATGCTGTTCATGGGGCTCGGTCTGGGAGCGCTCGCCTCGCAGCTGGGCGCTGTCACGGTGTCGGCCGTTCCGGATGAGCAGAGCGCCGAGGTCGGTGGATTGCAGAACACCGCGACCAATCTGGGTGCTTCGCTGGGAACGGCGTTGATCGGATCGATCCTCATCGCCACGCTCACCTCCGCGGTGATCGGCGGTATCGAGAACAACCCTGCGGTGCCCGCCGAGGTCTCGCAACGGGCCACCACCGAACTGGCCGATGGCGTGCCGTTCCTGTCCACCACCGCGCTTCGGCAGTCGCTCGATGCCGCCGGGGTGGCCGAGCCGACGACCGATGAGATCGTCGCGGTCAACGCCGACGCGCGCCTGGAGGCACTACAGGTCGCCTTCGCGGTGACCGCGCTGCTGGCTGTGATCGCCCTGTTCTTCACCGGCCGGCTACCGCGCCGGCCGGTGGGCTCCGCCCCGGATGCCGACGACGCATCCGGGAGCGGATAA
- a CDS encoding SHOCT domain-containing protein gives MDSFWDYVWYTILIFAFVAYLIILFQIIVDLFRDHTVSGIAKAVWVIGLVLFPYITALVYLIVRGKGMAVRAQHAHAEAKQATDEYIRQVAGKSPAEEIADAKALRDAGTIDDAEFEQLKRRALGHDNADRGNLTAL, from the coding sequence ATGGATTCGTTCTGGGACTACGTCTGGTACACGATCCTCATCTTCGCCTTCGTGGCGTATCTGATCATTCTCTTCCAGATCATCGTCGACCTGTTCCGGGACCACACGGTGTCGGGCATCGCCAAAGCCGTCTGGGTGATAGGGCTGGTGCTATTCCCCTACATCACCGCACTGGTCTATCTGATCGTCCGGGGCAAGGGCATGGCCGTGCGCGCGCAGCACGCCCACGCCGAAGCCAAACAGGCGACCGACGAGTACATCCGGCAGGTGGCGGGTAAGTCGCCCGCCGAGGAGATCGCCGACGCCAAGGCGCTGCGCGACGCGGGCACCATCGACGACGCCGAATTCGAGCAACTCAAGCGGCGCGCACTCGGCCACGACAACGCCGACCGAGGCAATCTGACGGCGCTGTGA
- a CDS encoding three-helix bundle dimerization domain-containing protein → MRTTTIDVTTVHRLAAEFDGRQPRRCVEMAVASALRDLRGSPAPALPELVERLARQRLTDSACSPPTTVP, encoded by the coding sequence GTGCGCACAACGACGATCGATGTGACCACCGTGCACCGACTCGCCGCGGAGTTCGACGGCCGGCAGCCACGCCGGTGCGTGGAGATGGCCGTCGCGAGCGCACTGCGCGACCTGCGCGGAAGCCCGGCCCCGGCCCTACCGGAACTCGTGGAACGGCTGGCCCGTCAGCGACTCACCGATTCGGCCTGCTCGCCGCCGACCACCGTGCCGTAG
- a CDS encoding prolyl oligopeptidase family serine peptidase, which yields MSGAEQPNDPYLWLEDVTGEPALSWARAHNEVVIERFATSERFDNLDHRILAMLDTDTRIPYPTRRGRRLYNFWRDAEHPRGLWRCTTFDDYRGDNPAWDVLIDLDALATAEDENWVWGGAAVLRPDQDLALISLSRGGADAKVVREFDMNTRQFREPGDGGFYLPEAKSQLRWIDADTVYVGTDFGPGSLTDSGYPRLAKRWRRGTPLSEAETVFEGEPGDVMVSAGYDRTPGYERHYVARATDFFNESVALLNPDGTLRPIDVPSDASESWYKDWLLVQLKSAWEVGGRDYPAGALLAIDIGEFFDGARDFEVIFEPDAHTSLHGYGWTENHLLLITLEDVQTKLYVLTPGTGPSPDGAWTREPLADTPPMATTNVMNLDPLESGDEFMLTTSGFTTPATLLAGAVGSPAVALKHEPAYFDAEGIDTEQFFAKSDDGTMVPYFVIRHRDQRGTPGPTVMSGYGGFEVSRTPGYSGVAGMGWLERGGTWVLANIRGGGEYGPQWHTQVQKANRYKVYEDFAAVAEDLVAREITTADRLGAVGGSNGGLLMGVMLTRYPELFGAIVCQVPLLDMKRYHLLLAGASWMAEYGDPDKPEEWDYIGKYSPYQVAAAADPARAYPPILLTTSTRDDRVHPGHARKMAALLEAQGRTVWYHENIEGGHGGAADNKQMAFQSALIYEFFTQMLLENRKTV from the coding sequence ATGAGCGGCGCCGAGCAACCGAACGATCCGTACCTCTGGCTCGAGGATGTCACCGGTGAACCTGCCCTGTCCTGGGCTCGGGCGCACAACGAGGTGGTGATCGAGCGGTTCGCCACCTCCGAACGGTTCGACAACCTCGATCACCGCATCCTCGCCATGCTCGATACCGATACGCGTATCCCGTACCCGACGCGGCGCGGACGCCGGCTCTACAACTTCTGGCGCGATGCCGAACATCCTCGCGGGCTGTGGCGGTGCACCACCTTCGACGACTACCGCGGCGACAACCCGGCCTGGGATGTGCTGATCGACCTGGACGCGCTGGCCACCGCCGAGGACGAGAACTGGGTGTGGGGCGGGGCGGCGGTCCTGCGACCGGATCAGGACCTGGCGTTGATCAGCCTGTCCCGCGGCGGCGCCGACGCCAAGGTGGTGCGCGAATTCGATATGAACACCAGGCAGTTCCGGGAACCGGGCGACGGCGGCTTCTACCTGCCCGAGGCAAAATCCCAGCTGCGCTGGATCGACGCCGACACCGTCTATGTCGGAACCGATTTCGGGCCGGGCAGCCTCACCGATTCCGGCTATCCGCGGCTGGCCAAGCGCTGGCGCCGGGGCACCCCGCTGTCGGAGGCGGAGACGGTATTCGAGGGCGAGCCCGGCGATGTCATGGTCTCCGCCGGCTACGACCGCACCCCTGGATACGAACGTCACTACGTGGCTCGCGCCACCGACTTCTTCAACGAGTCGGTGGCACTGCTGAACCCCGACGGCACGCTGCGCCCCATCGACGTACCGAGCGACGCGTCCGAGTCCTGGTACAAGGATTGGCTGCTCGTACAGCTGAAATCCGCGTGGGAGGTAGGCGGGCGCGACTATCCGGCGGGCGCGCTCCTGGCCATCGACATCGGCGAATTCTTCGACGGCGCACGGGATTTCGAGGTGATCTTCGAGCCCGACGCGCACACCTCCCTGCACGGGTACGGCTGGACCGAGAACCACCTGCTGCTGATCACGCTCGAGGATGTGCAGACCAAGCTGTACGTGCTCACGCCGGGCACTGGGCCGTCCCCGGACGGGGCCTGGACGCGCGAACCGCTCGCCGATACCCCGCCGATGGCCACCACCAATGTCATGAATCTGGATCCGCTGGAGAGCGGTGACGAATTCATGCTCACCACCAGCGGTTTCACCACACCCGCGACCCTGCTGGCCGGCGCGGTCGGCAGTCCGGCGGTCGCCCTCAAGCACGAACCGGCCTACTTCGACGCCGAGGGCATCGACACCGAACAGTTCTTCGCGAAGTCCGACGACGGAACGATGGTGCCCTACTTCGTGATTCGCCACCGCGACCAGCGAGGCACGCCGGGCCCGACCGTGATGTCGGGATATGGCGGCTTCGAGGTCTCGCGCACCCCGGGCTACAGCGGCGTCGCGGGTATGGGCTGGCTCGAACGCGGCGGCACCTGGGTGCTGGCCAATATCCGTGGCGGCGGAGAGTACGGGCCGCAGTGGCACACGCAGGTGCAGAAGGCCAACAGATACAAGGTCTACGAGGACTTCGCCGCGGTGGCCGAGGATCTGGTCGCCCGCGAGATCACCACGGCGGACCGGTTGGGCGCGGTCGGCGGCAGTAACGGCGGCCTGCTGATGGGCGTGATGCTGACCCGCTATCCGGAACTGTTCGGAGCCATCGTCTGTCAGGTCCCGCTCCTGGATATGAAGCGTTATCACCTGCTGCTCGCCGGCGCCTCCTGGATGGCCGAATACGGCGACCCGGACAAGCCCGAAGAATGGGACTACATCGGCAAGTACTCGCCCTATCAGGTGGCGGCCGCGGCCGACCCCGCCCGCGCGTACCCGCCGATCCTGCTCACCACCTCGACCCGCGACGATCGCGTCCACCCCGGTCACGCGCGCAAGATGGCGGCACTGCTGGAGGCACAGGGCCGGACGGTCTGGTATCACGAAAACATCGAGGGCGGTCACGGCGGCGCGGCCGACAACAAGCAGATGGCCTTCCAGTCGGCCCTGATCTACGAATTCTTCACCCAGATGCTGCTCGAGAACCGGAAGACCGTCTGA